GAATTGTCTTTTGATGTGGCTTACATGTATGGCTGGTGGAAAGATTTCGGTGAAAACTACGGGTTTAACCAGTCAAGAACTCTTCAGGATATAACCTATCACAATGCAGTTTTTGGTGTTTCTTTCCGTTTCTAAATCCGGAGTCTCCTATTAAGGGTTTACTTATCCGGATAGAGGGCCAAAGCCACTGGGTGATGCCCGAAAAGGAAAACCGGGTTATCAGGTGTGTTCTTCGAGGCAGGTTCAAGCATGACCTCCGTATGAAAAAAGACAAACTCCTGCTTACCGACATTGCAGTTGTTGGAGATTATGTTGAATTTGACCAGATAGATGACACTTCAGGCGTGATTTTTGCCGTTGATTCCAGAAAAAATTACATTTCAAGAAAAGCACCCAAAATCAAAGGCTCAACCCTCAGGGGAGAACGCCTCGAACAGGTAATTGCAGCCAACATAGATCAGATTTTTATCATCTGCTCATTTGGTGTGCCGCCATTCAATAACAAAGCTCTCGACCGGTTTCTTGTGATTGCCGAAAGTTCAAATATCCATCCGGTAGTTGTGTTTAACAAACTGGATCTTGTCGAGATTCCCGAGGAACCCGAACTCTGGGCCGACCTTTATACCGGATTGGGTTATGAATTATACGCTGTCTCTGCTCTGACAGGTGAGGGTATTGCTGAATTAAGAAAAGGATTCACGGGAAAGAAGAGTCTGTTTTGGGGACACTCAGGTGTTGGCAAGTCGTCTCTGATAAATGCACTTTTCCCCGAACTCAATCTTGCTACCGGGGATGTAAGTGCCTTCTCGCAAAGGGGAAAACACACCACAGTTATTGTTAATATGAACAGAATTGACAATGATACTTTTCTTATCGATACTCCAGGAATTAGAGAAATCGCCCCCTTCGGTATTCAAAAAGATGATTTAAGCCATTATTTCATCGAATTTGCTGATCATCTCCAAAAATGTAAATACAAACCCTGCACTCATCTGCATGAACCCGGCTGTGGAGTAATCGAAGCTGTCGAAAGGGAAGAGATATCTCCCGAGAGATACGACAGTTATCTCCGGCTTTTGGATAACATTGAAGAGGATATGGTATATTGAAGTTCAGAACCTCAGAGCTTCGGAACCTTTGAACTTTGCAGATACTGAACCTCTGAAGTTCCGAAGTACCGAGGTACTCCCCGTCACACAGGACAAAAAAATATTTCTTTTTCTCTTTGATTTTTGTTGTAAACCCCTTATATTGCATGTATGAAAGTAAAAGTAATTTTTCTCGCACTCCTTTTTTCGATCGGCACCCTTGTAGCCGGCGCTTTTCTCGACTTTTTCTACGCAAAGAGTGAAGACGGGAAAGTGAAGGTTGAATGGAAAACCACCTCTGAAAGCAATCTCAGAGAGTTTACCATTGAGAGAAGAACTCACAATACTCCCTTCACAGAAGTTACCACTGTAAGACCCAAAGGTAACAACTCCTACTATGTCTATTATGACGAAGGTGCATACAAAACCACCGATGTTATATATGTTTACCGGCTTAGAATTAATGACAGAGATAATTCTGCTTCCTATTCAAAAGAAGTGTCGGTCAGTCATTCAGTTTCAGGTTTCAAAAAGACCTGGGGCAGTATAAAGGCAATGTTCCGTTAGAATAAACGCTAAATTGGTTCCTCTTCCTCTCAATTCACCACAAAGAATTTTCTTTTACCTCCTTTTAGTTTTTCCATTTCTATTCTCATCCTGTTCAACCACTGTGCGGAGTTCATCGGGCAAGGTTCCCGAACAAAACAACAATAGCACCACATCAAAATTAAGGCAAAACATTCGCGTCTTGATAGATGAAGAGGTTAAGGAATTTTCTTTCAAACTGGACATTGATGCAGAATTTCTTATCGGTGAAGAAAAAAAAGGAGCTATAGGTGACGGTGAAAAAATTGTTGTCAATTCAGCAAGAGGAGTTGTAAATATAACATTACCTTCGGGTGTGATTTCTGCTCAGTTTATAAAACTGAAACCCGCTAACAAGCAGGAATTTATCAATTTCCATAAAAAAACTTACAGGGGTGAGCTCTGGTTTTTGGCTCAGGGATCAAAAACTTTTGTGGTCAACTATCTCGATCTTGAAGATTACCTCCTTGGGGTGGTTCCTCTTGAGATTGGGTTGAAGGACAATCATTTTTTCGAAGCTCTGAAGTGTGCTGCAGTTGCCGGACGAACCTTTGCCTTGAATCGTATCGTCGAGAAGAGAGCTTTTTTTGATGTAACTGATGGAGTTAAAGATCAGGCTTATGGTGGTTTGGATGTCGAAACAGGTATTGACAGCCGGGCTGTGAGGGAGACTGAAGGCTTAATCCTGACCTATAATAAAAAACCTGCACTTGTATTTTATCATGCCAACTGCGGCGGGCATACTGAGGATATTGCAAATGTCTTTGGCCCTGTTGATCTCCCTTATCTGAAAGGGATTCCCGATGGAGATCCGCCATATTGCGAAAAATCCCCCTCATTCCGTTGGACAGAGTCATACACTCCATTTGAAATTATCAGGTATCTGTTTGATGCTCAACTTATTAAGTCAAAAAACCTTGTTCTCGAGGGACTTGAGATAAAAGAGCGCCATCGATCGGGACGGGCAAAAAGTCTTGTTGTTTATATAAGAGATCAAAAACCATTTTCAATCCCCGGTTCAAAAATCAGGGATGTCATTAAGAGTAAAAAAGATAATTCAATTCTTAGAAGTTCCAATTTTACTATTGAAATGAGCGAAAAGGACGGGATTCTCAGCAAAATAGTCTTTACAGGCAAAGGTAATGGTCACGGTGTTGGCATGTGCCAATGGGGAGCATTAAATCAAAGCCGGAGCAAAACCCCATTTACTGAAATTCTACAACACTATTTTCCGGGAACTGAAATAACTCAAGCTTATGATAATTGATATTGAAGTGGTTTTGGCATCCGCTTCCCCAAGAAGGCGTTTTCTCCTCGGTCAGATAGTCCGTAAACTGGAATTTATTTCCCTTGATACCGATGAATCTTTTGATCCAGCAATTCCCAAAAAGGAAGTGGCGACACTTCTCGCAAAAAGGAAAATGGATGATGCACTTTCCCGGGGCATCCAGGGTATTGTTGTTACTGCAGATACAATAGTGGTGTTGGACGATGAAATACTCGGAAAACCCGCAGATGCCAATGAAGCAAAAAAGATGCTTGGAATGCTAAGTGGAAATGAACATACGGTTGTTACGGGATTCTCTGTGGTCAATACAAGAAACGGAAAAAGGATCGATTCTTCTGTAGAAACCAAAGTAAGGTTCACTCATCTTACCGAAGAAGAAATAGATGGTTATGTAGCTACTGGAAGTTCTTTCGACAAAGCAGGCGGGTACGGTGTACAGGATGGCTACGGTTCCATTTTTATGGAGAGTATCTCGGGGTGTTACTATAATGTCATGGGTCTTCCTACGAATGCCGTTTACAAGGCACTGAAGAAAGTTTTGAATTGAAAAACTACAAGCAAAAGATCATCATTTCCATAATCGCATCGGTGATCATATATTTGGGTTTTTCGATTTATGCCGATCTCGATAAGGTGTTAAAGGCACTATCGGGATTCAGTCTGTACCTCATTCCTGTAATTCTTTTACTGGTTTTTGCAAATTACCTTTTCCGCTTCATCAAATGGCACTATTACCTCGGCCTGATAGGGGTGAAAATCGGGGCAGGGGAGTCATTCCTCATTTTTCTTAGCGGATTTGTTTTAAGTGTTACTCCCGGGAAGATGGGAGAAGTGTTGAAATCTTTTCTCCTGAAAGAAAGAACGGGAGTTGCCGTCAGCAGGACTGCTCCGGTCATCTTCGCTGAGAGAGTAACTGATATGACTGCACTTATGATTATCGCTTTGGTGGGGGCGATGAGCTTCAATTACGGGAGGGTGTTCGCCATCGGAGCGATCATTGCTTTCATTATTATGATTGTGGTGATCTCAAGCCGTAAGCTTTCTCTGGGGATGATAGATTTACTGGGGAAAATCGGTTTTCTGAAGAAAATTATTCCGCACCTGCATGAGTTGTATGAGAGTGCGTATATTTTGTTAAAACCCAAGCCGATTTTCCTAATGACGATATTCAGTTTAGTGTCATGGTTTTTCGAATGTTATGCGTATTTTTTGATTTTGGAAGATTTTTCTGTTGATGTCTCTTTATTTAGAGCATCATTTTATTATTCATTCGCAACTGTTGCAGGAGCCTTGTCGTTTCTGCCGGGGGGGCTTGGAGCTGCGGATGCACTTTTTACACTGTTCATTCAGTCCCTTGGGAAGTCTGAGGCCATAGCCGTATCTTCAACGATACTGATCAGAGTTGCAACACTCTGGTTTGCAGTGATCGTTGGACTGGTTGCATTTGGCTTTTTTCAGAGGCGCTCAGGGAAAATCGATTTAAACAAACTTAATGAGAAGGAGGTCAGCTAATGGGAAACTACAAACACATTAAAGTTCCCGCTTTTGGTGAAAAAATTACGGTTGATAAAGGGAAACTTGTAGTGCCCGATAATCCGGTGTTGTTATATATTGAAGGTGATGGTACGGGTCCGGATATTTGGAAAGCATCACAGACAGTATTTGACGCAGCTGTGGAAAAAGCATATGGCGGAAAGAAAAAAGTTGCCTGGGCTGAAATATTTGCAGGTGAAAAATCACTCGCAGTTTATGGTGAAAACGAATGGCTTCCTGAGGAGACACTTCAGGCGATTGAAGAGTATCTCGTTGCTATCAAAGGACCTCTCACTACTCCTGTAGGTGGCGGAATAAGAAGCCTGAATGTTACTCTAAGACAACGACTCGATCTTTTTGCTTGTGTTCGTCCTGTCAAATATTACACAGGGACCCCAAGCCCTGTAAAAACACCTGAAAAGCTCGATATCGTTCTTTTTAGAGAGAACACAGAGGATGTGTATGCCGGAGTCGAATTCAAAGCAGGTTCGCCTGAAGCGAATGAGATAATCGAACTTATTAATAAAAAGTTCGGAAAAAATATTCGTCCCGAATCAGGAATTGGTGTTAAACCAATGTCGGCTTTTGGCTCGAAAAGATTAATAAAGAAAGCTATTGAATACGCACTTGATCATAACAGAAAAAGCGTAACCCTCGTGCACAAAGGTAATATAATGAAATTTACCGAAGGCTCATTTAAAGAGTGGGGTTATGAGGTTGCCAAGGAAGAGTTCGGAAATGTGACCGTAACAGAAGATGAAGTATGGTCGACATACGGTGGTAAGATACCCGAAGGCAAACTGCTTATTAAAGACAGAATAGCAGACAGCATGTTCCAGCAGGTGCTTTTGAGACCTGATGAGTATGATGTGGTAGCTACTCCAAACCTTAACGGTGATTACCTTTCAGATGCTGCAGCTGCACAGGTTGGCGGGCTTGGAATAGCTCCGGGTGCAAATCTCAGCTACTCAATCGGTTTGTTTGAAGCAACACACGGTACAGCACCAAAATATGCAAATCTCGATAAAATCAATCCCGGTTCGGTTATCCTTTCCGGTGTGATGATGTTTGATTATCTTGGCTGGACAGAAGTTGCCAGACTTATTGAATCAGCGCTTCAGAAAACCATTTCGAGCAAAGTGGTTACTTACGACTTCGCAAGACTGATGGAAGGTGCAAGGGAAGTGAAGACGAGCGAATTCGCAAACGAAATAGTAAAAAACATGGGCTGATTTCCGGATTCGAGGTTCCATCCGAACCCTGAAATCCATTAATCATACTATTTTTTCAAAAAGGAGGCTTCGGTCTCCTTTTTTTATTTGACGGTATCTTAATAACTATTATTTTTGACAGTATTATATATTTTTATTTTTAAGGAACATCAAAGATTGTCTTTGATTTTATTTCAAAATGGAAGTATATTATATTACAATTAAAAAATTGTTGTAAACCCATAAAAAAATTGGAGGTAGCAATGTCAAGTGACAAAGATCTAAGCAAAGGATTACTTTTGGGCTTATTGGCCGGTGGATTGGTAGGCGCTTCATTAGCTCTGCTTTTCGCTCCCAAGAGTGGCAAAGAACTCCGCAAGGATATTCAAGACAAGGCGGATGACTTCAAAAAAGAAGCTGAAAACCAGTTGGTAAAAGCCAAAGAAAAAGCACAGGAAGTGCTCAACGAAGGCAAGAAAAAAGGTC
The nucleotide sequence above comes from Ignavibacteria bacterium. Encoded proteins:
- a CDS encoding flippase-like domain-containing protein, with the protein product MKNYKQKIIISIIASVIIYLGFSIYADLDKVLKALSGFSLYLIPVILLLVFANYLFRFIKWHYYLGLIGVKIGAGESFLIFLSGFVLSVTPGKMGEVLKSFLLKERTGVAVSRTAPVIFAERVTDMTALMIIALVGAMSFNYGRVFAIGAIIAFIIMIVVISSRKLSLGMIDLLGKIGFLKKIIPHLHELYESAYILLKPKPIFLMTIFSLVSWFFECYAYFLILEDFSVDVSLFRASFYYSFATVAGALSFLPGGLGAADALFTLFIQSLGKSEAIAVSSTILIRVATLWFAVIVGLVAFGFFQRRSGKIDLNKLNEKEVS
- the icd gene encoding isocitrate dehydrogenase (NADP(+)) encodes the protein MGNYKHIKVPAFGEKITVDKGKLVVPDNPVLLYIEGDGTGPDIWKASQTVFDAAVEKAYGGKKKVAWAEIFAGEKSLAVYGENEWLPEETLQAIEEYLVAIKGPLTTPVGGGIRSLNVTLRQRLDLFACVRPVKYYTGTPSPVKTPEKLDIVLFRENTEDVYAGVEFKAGSPEANEIIELINKKFGKNIRPESGIGVKPMSAFGSKRLIKKAIEYALDHNRKSVTLVHKGNIMKFTEGSFKEWGYEVAKEEFGNVTVTEDEVWSTYGGKIPEGKLLIKDRIADSMFQQVLLRPDEYDVVATPNLNGDYLSDAAAAQVGGLGIAPGANLSYSIGLFEATHGTAPKYANLDKINPGSVILSGVMMFDYLGWTEVARLIESALQKTISSKVVTYDFARLMEGAREVKTSEFANEIVKNMG
- a CDS encoding SpoIID/LytB domain-containing protein, whose amino-acid sequence is MVPLPLNSPQRIFFYLLLVFPFLFSSCSTTVRSSSGKVPEQNNNSTTSKLRQNIRVLIDEEVKEFSFKLDIDAEFLIGEEKKGAIGDGEKIVVNSARGVVNITLPSGVISAQFIKLKPANKQEFINFHKKTYRGELWFLAQGSKTFVVNYLDLEDYLLGVVPLEIGLKDNHFFEALKCAAVAGRTFALNRIVEKRAFFDVTDGVKDQAYGGLDVETGIDSRAVRETEGLILTYNKKPALVFYHANCGGHTEDIANVFGPVDLPYLKGIPDGDPPYCEKSPSFRWTESYTPFEIIRYLFDAQLIKSKNLVLEGLEIKERHRSGRAKSLVVYIRDQKPFSIPGSKIRDVIKSKKDNSILRSSNFTIEMSEKDGILSKIVFTGKGNGHGVGMCQWGALNQSRSKTPFTEILQHYFPGTEITQAYDN
- the maf gene encoding septum formation protein Maf; its protein translation is MIIDIEVVLASASPRRRFLLGQIVRKLEFISLDTDESFDPAIPKKEVATLLAKRKMDDALSRGIQGIVVTADTIVVLDDEILGKPADANEAKKMLGMLSGNEHTVVTGFSVVNTRNGKRIDSSVETKVRFTHLTEEEIDGYVATGSSFDKAGGYGVQDGYGSIFMESISGCYYNVMGLPTNAVYKALKKVLN
- the rsgA gene encoding ribosome small subunit-dependent GTPase A produces the protein MPEKENRVIRCVLRGRFKHDLRMKKDKLLLTDIAVVGDYVEFDQIDDTSGVIFAVDSRKNYISRKAPKIKGSTLRGERLEQVIAANIDQIFIICSFGVPPFNNKALDRFLVIAESSNIHPVVVFNKLDLVEIPEEPELWADLYTGLGYELYAVSALTGEGIAELRKGFTGKKSLFWGHSGVGKSSLINALFPELNLATGDVSAFSQRGKHTTVIVNMNRIDNDTFLIDTPGIREIAPFGIQKDDLSHYFIEFADHLQKCKYKPCTHLHEPGCGVIEAVEREEISPERYDSYLRLLDNIEEDMVY
- a CDS encoding YtxH domain-containing protein, giving the protein MSSDKDLSKGLLLGLLAGGLVGASLALLFAPKSGKELRKDIQDKADDFKKEAENQLVKAKEKAQEVLNEGKKKGQQIIEDAKKKAEEIKSDAEKLMRGAKEKPAAEQETEHA